One part of the Meiothermus sp. CFH 77666 genome encodes these proteins:
- the acpS gene encoding holo-ACP synthase — MSIVAIGTDIVELERLRRVWERHPERFLERHFAPPEIAYCLAKADPVPSLAVRFAAKEAFQKCWPESFGWLEVWVEMEGKRPALRFAPGLLAQLQGGSLRAHLSLSHEKHYALAVVVLERVER; from the coding sequence ATGTCCATCGTGGCTATTGGCACCGACATTGTAGAGCTAGAGCGGCTGCGCCGGGTCTGGGAGCGGCATCCCGAGCGGTTTTTAGAGCGCCACTTCGCCCCTCCCGAAATCGCCTACTGTCTGGCCAAGGCCGACCCGGTTCCTTCGCTGGCGGTTCGCTTTGCGGCCAAGGAAGCCTTTCAGAAGTGCTGGCCGGAGTCTTTTGGCTGGCTCGAGGTCTGGGTGGAGATGGAGGGAAAAAGACCCGCCTTGCGCTTTGCCCCCGGCCTCCTGGCCCAACTGCAAGGGGGCTCCCTCAGGGCGCACCTCTCGCTTTCGCACGAGAAGCACTACGCCCTGGCCGTGGTGGTGCTGGAAAGGGTGGAAAGGTGA
- the rsmF gene encoding 16S rRNA (cytosine(1407)-C(5))-methyltransferase RsmF, whose product MLPRAFLSRMADLLGEDFPRFLQALTGADRSYGLRVNTLKLTPEQLLQISPWPLEPIPWSPEGFYYPTEARPGPHPFYYAGLYYIQEPSAQAVGMLADPQPGERVLDLAAAPGGKTTHLAARMQGKGLLVSNEIDSSRVRGLLENVERWGACLAVVSTSVEKLAQQWGAYFDRVVLDAPCSGEGMFRKDPEVVRHWGPGAPARAARVQKSLLAAAGDLVRPGGVLVYSTCTFAPEENEQVIAEFLRSPGWELEDARIHPAFAPGVPAWGDGNPALAKTARLWPHLLRGEGHFLARLRKTEGHESNPALERVPPLSRETRALWQAWSEEHLRVSLTGEIMERAGHLYLLPPGLPSLAGIKAPAPGLYLGEARVGQRKDSGRFLPGKPLAHYLQPSQVKKTLAIDVDDPRGIPFALGQPIPAEGSEGWYLVTLQTPVGAFGLGWGRLKGGVLRPGKVGL is encoded by the coding sequence GTGCTGCCCAGAGCCTTTCTGTCCCGCATGGCCGACCTGCTCGGCGAGGATTTTCCCCGCTTCCTGCAAGCCCTCACCGGCGCCGACCGCAGCTATGGCCTGCGGGTAAATACCCTCAAACTGACCCCCGAACAGCTTTTACAGATAAGCCCCTGGCCGCTGGAGCCCATTCCCTGGTCGCCCGAGGGCTTCTACTACCCCACCGAGGCCCGTCCGGGGCCTCATCCGTTCTACTATGCCGGGCTCTACTACATCCAGGAACCTTCGGCCCAGGCCGTGGGGATGCTGGCCGACCCCCAGCCAGGGGAACGGGTGCTCGACCTGGCCGCCGCCCCCGGCGGCAAAACCACCCATCTGGCCGCAAGGATGCAGGGAAAGGGGCTGCTGGTGTCCAACGAAATTGATAGCAGCCGCGTCCGCGGGCTCTTAGAAAACGTGGAGCGCTGGGGGGCCTGTCTGGCGGTAGTCTCGACATCTGTCGAGAAACTGGCCCAGCAGTGGGGCGCCTACTTCGACAGGGTGGTGCTGGATGCGCCCTGCTCGGGCGAAGGGATGTTCCGCAAGGACCCCGAGGTGGTGCGCCACTGGGGGCCGGGGGCTCCGGCGCGGGCCGCGCGGGTGCAAAAAAGCCTGCTCGCTGCCGCCGGAGACCTGGTGCGTCCGGGGGGCGTGCTGGTCTACTCTACCTGCACCTTTGCCCCCGAGGAAAACGAGCAGGTGATTGCGGAATTCCTGCGCAGTCCGGGCTGGGAACTCGAGGACGCCCGCATCCACCCCGCTTTCGCACCGGGGGTTCCGGCCTGGGGCGATGGCAACCCGGCCCTGGCCAAAACTGCCCGGCTGTGGCCCCACCTTTTGCGGGGGGAGGGGCATTTTCTGGCCAGGCTCCGCAAAACCGAGGGCCATGAAAGCAACCCCGCGCTCGAGCGCGTGCCGCCCCTGTCCCGCGAGACACGGGCGCTATGGCAAGCCTGGAGTGAGGAACATTTGCGCGTGAGCCTTACGGGGGAAATCATGGAGCGCGCCGGTCACCTCTACCTGCTGCCGCCTGGGCTGCCCAGCCTGGCGGGCATCAAGGCCCCTGCGCCGGGGCTCTACCTGGGGGAAGCACGGGTGGGTCAGCGTAAGGATTCAGGCCGGTTCTTGCCGGGCAAACCCCTCGCGCACTACCTTCAGCCCAGCCAGGTGAAAAAAACGCTGGCCATAGATGTCGATGACCCTCGAGGTATACCCTTTGCCCTGGGCCAGCCTATCCCCGCCGAAGGTTCGGAAGGCTGGTATCTGGTTACGCTCCAGACGCCGGTAGGAGCCTTTGGCCTGGGCTGGGGACGGCTCAAGGGCGGGGTGCTGCGCCCTGGGAAAGTCGGGCTGTGA
- a CDS encoding efflux RND transporter permease subunit, protein MSQEERKNPAPQTGDKPENPLIAFFVKRFVFSTAVFLAMVLFGLISGSRVGVDLLPRFEIPVVAVTTAYPGAGPEEVEQQISRPIEDAVSTLSGLDQIASLSGEGFSQVIVSFEFGQDINRVATDVSQRVAAVRGQLPREAQAPVVQRFDPAAAPILFIALSAEGRDLREVAKYANDVLKPRLQLVGGVADVQVQGAPDRQIQVLLDPYKVAAYNLSPAQVVGAIQTSALAVPAGTQSNQGQRLLFTLRNTPTTPEEVGRILVDPARGLEVRDLGVVRDTQAEPTRLTRLNGQPVIPLAIRKTPDSNAVAVAQGIKRTLQEARLPQGYQARIVGDTTTFIENTVNDTFREVLLVALIVSFITLIFLGKLNSVFSVVLAIPITMSGALIVFGLLGFTFNVISLLAIIVAVGIVVDDSIVLAENIERYRKMGYDNLQAVLKGSTEVLSAVSAATLSLLAVFLPISFLPGIIGEFFRQFGIVLAAAIAVSWLEALFFLTVRLAYFPDPEPPTWRQLGARFLGLGQDLRWGLRLHVYRQPGLSWERRLFNVLITPITLLLAPLRWLFSVIFGLAGAITGSLHGVSERVFLGLRELYARSLAAALKRSGLVLLLGLGFFLSIGYVGPKIPFNFTAKNDNGQMNVDLVLPKGTALSETDALTRRLEGWLATRPEVRAVLNTVGSSQNILGAGNPERARLVIELVPKDERENVYDLLPTYREALEKLLADRPEADLRVTVPEGGPGGAADLQYTLTAPSPTLLAEKNRQALQVMRQLPYLIDVRSSLEETASERVLVPNPNKLQGTGLTPNDLAQTLRIYNAGTEAGNLRSGGDDIPIVVRADPRFVPDQTSLLSLPVTAPALRSALPLGSLGQFENRQTPAQLSRTNQAFSTGINANRAPGTEIGTFQLSNLVRQELEKAGVFTDGVRLETQGSTAFVGDLARSAPIAFGLALLLNFLVISSQFNTFRYPLYLLLPVPLALVGAFWFLYFFRSGLDVVSVLGVVILIGLVTKNAILLLDFAVREAREKPLYDALVEAARLRLRPILMTTLTVLMISIPLIAAAGEGSEFRKPLGIIILGGVSVSMLLTLFVVPAAFYLFERKRYEKMRQERTSLQGAAPAVGD, encoded by the coding sequence ATGAGCCAGGAAGAACGCAAAAACCCAGCGCCCCAGACCGGCGATAAACCGGAGAACCCACTCATTGCGTTCTTTGTCAAGCGCTTCGTGTTCTCCACCGCGGTATTCCTGGCCATGGTGCTCTTCGGCCTCATCTCGGGTAGCCGGGTGGGGGTAGACCTGCTGCCGCGCTTCGAAATTCCGGTGGTGGCGGTCACGACCGCCTACCCCGGCGCCGGGCCCGAGGAGGTCGAGCAGCAGATAAGCCGCCCCATCGAGGATGCGGTCTCGACCCTTTCCGGCCTCGACCAGATCGCCTCGCTTTCGGGGGAGGGCTTCTCCCAGGTGATTGTTTCGTTCGAGTTTGGGCAGGACATCAACCGCGTGGCCACCGATGTCTCCCAGCGGGTGGCGGCGGTGCGAGGCCAGTTGCCGCGCGAGGCCCAGGCCCCGGTGGTGCAACGCTTCGACCCCGCGGCAGCGCCCATCCTGTTCATCGCGCTGTCCGCCGAGGGGCGCGACCTGCGCGAGGTGGCCAAGTACGCCAACGATGTGCTCAAGCCCCGGCTGCAGCTGGTGGGCGGGGTGGCCGATGTGCAGGTACAAGGCGCCCCCGACCGGCAGATTCAGGTCTTGCTCGACCCCTACAAGGTGGCCGCCTACAACCTCTCCCCAGCCCAGGTGGTGGGGGCCATCCAGACCTCGGCGCTGGCGGTGCCTGCTGGCACCCAGAGCAACCAGGGGCAGCGCCTGCTGTTCACCCTGCGCAACACCCCCACCACCCCGGAAGAGGTGGGGCGCATCCTGGTAGACCCTGCACGGGGCCTCGAGGTGCGCGACCTCGGCGTGGTGCGCGACACCCAGGCCGAGCCCACCCGCCTGACCCGGCTCAACGGCCAGCCGGTAATTCCCCTGGCCATCCGCAAAACCCCCGACTCCAACGCCGTAGCGGTGGCCCAGGGCATCAAGCGCACCCTCCAGGAAGCCCGCCTGCCCCAGGGCTACCAGGCCCGCATCGTGGGCGACACCACCACCTTTATCGAGAACACCGTCAACGACACCTTCCGCGAGGTGCTGCTGGTCGCCCTGATCGTCTCCTTCATCACCCTGATCTTTCTGGGCAAGCTCAACTCGGTTTTTAGCGTGGTGCTGGCCATTCCCATCACCATGTCGGGCGCTTTGATTGTGTTTGGCTTGCTGGGCTTTACCTTCAACGTCATCAGCCTGCTGGCCATCATCGTGGCGGTCGGCATCGTGGTAGACGACTCCATCGTGCTGGCCGAGAACATCGAGCGTTACCGCAAGATGGGCTACGACAACCTGCAAGCGGTGCTGAAGGGCTCTACCGAGGTACTCTCGGCGGTTTCGGCGGCCACCCTCTCGCTTTTGGCGGTGTTCTTGCCGATTAGCTTTTTGCCGGGCATCATCGGGGAGTTTTTCCGGCAGTTTGGCATCGTGCTGGCCGCGGCCATTGCGGTGAGCTGGCTCGAGGCCCTGTTCTTCCTGACCGTGCGCCTGGCTTACTTCCCCGACCCCGAGCCCCCCACCTGGCGGCAACTGGGGGCCCGCTTTTTGGGTCTGGGCCAGGATCTGCGCTGGGGGCTGCGGTTGCATGTCTACCGGCAGCCGGGCCTGAGCTGGGAGCGCCGCCTGTTCAATGTGCTGATTACGCCCATCACCCTGCTCCTGGCCCCCTTGCGCTGGCTGTTCTCGGTGATTTTCGGGCTGGCCGGGGCCATTACCGGCAGCCTGCACGGGGTTTCGGAGCGGGTATTCCTGGGGCTGCGCGAGCTGTATGCCCGCAGCCTGGCCGCCGCCCTGAAGCGAAGCGGTCTGGTGCTCTTGCTGGGCCTGGGCTTCTTCCTGAGCATTGGCTATGTGGGCCCCAAAATTCCTTTCAACTTTACCGCCAAAAACGACAACGGCCAGATGAACGTGGATCTGGTGCTGCCCAAAGGCACCGCCCTCAGCGAGACCGATGCCCTTACAAGGCGGCTCGAGGGCTGGCTGGCGACCCGGCCCGAGGTTCGGGCAGTACTCAACACCGTGGGCAGCTCACAAAACATCCTGGGCGCGGGCAACCCCGAACGGGCCCGCCTGGTGATTGAGCTGGTGCCCAAGGACGAGCGCGAGAACGTCTACGACCTGCTGCCCACCTACCGCGAGGCCCTGGAGAAGCTCCTGGCCGACCGCCCCGAGGCCGACCTGCGGGTGACCGTGCCGGAAGGGGGGCCGGGTGGGGCTGCCGACCTGCAGTACACCCTGACCGCCCCCAGCCCCACGCTGCTGGCCGAAAAGAACCGCCAGGCCCTCCAGGTCATGCGGCAGCTCCCCTACCTCATTGATGTGCGCAGCAGCCTCGAGGAGACCGCCAGTGAGCGGGTACTGGTGCCCAACCCCAACAAGCTCCAGGGCACCGGCCTGACCCCCAACGACCTCGCCCAGACCCTGCGCATCTACAACGCCGGCACCGAGGCCGGCAACCTGCGCTCCGGCGGCGACGATATTCCCATCGTGGTCAGGGCCGACCCGCGCTTCGTACCCGACCAGACCAGCCTGCTCTCGCTGCCGGTCACCGCCCCGGCCCTGCGCAGCGCCCTGCCCCTGGGGAGCTTAGGGCAGTTCGAAAACCGCCAGACCCCCGCGCAGCTTTCGCGTACCAACCAGGCTTTCTCTACCGGCATCAACGCCAATCGTGCGCCCGGCACCGAGATCGGCACCTTCCAGCTTTCCAACCTGGTGCGCCAGGAGCTGGAAAAGGCCGGGGTCTTTACCGATGGGGTGCGCCTCGAGACCCAGGGCTCCACCGCCTTTGTGGGCGACCTGGCCCGCAGCGCCCCCATTGCCTTCGGGCTGGCCCTGCTGCTCAACTTTCTGGTGATCTCGAGCCAGTTCAACACCTTCCGCTACCCGCTCTACCTGCTCCTGCCCGTGCCGCTCGCGCTGGTGGGGGCCTTCTGGTTCCTCTACTTCTTCAGAAGCGGCCTCGACGTGGTCTCGGTGCTGGGCGTGGTCATTCTGATTGGACTGGTCACCAAAAACGCCATCCTGCTACTGGACTTTGCGGTGCGCGAGGCCCGCGAAAAGCCCCTCTACGATGCCCTGGTAGAGGCGGCCCGGCTGCGTCTGCGCCCCATCCTGATGACCACCCTGACGGTGCTGATGATCTCCATACCCCTCATAGCCGCGGCTGGCGAGGGCTCGGAGTTCCGCAAGCCCCTGGGCATCATCATCCTGGGCGGAGTCTCGGTTTCCATGCTGCTGACGCTGTTTGTGGTGCCGGCTGCGTTCTACCTGTTTGAGCGCAAACGCTACGAGAAGATGCGCCAGGAGCGCACCAGCTTGCAGGGCGCCGCGCCAGCGGTGGGGGATTGA
- the prfB gene encoding peptide chain release factor 2 (programmed frameshift) produces MDLQTLQHRLEALRGYLDIAGKEARLSELEQQINDPHLWDDPAHARKVSQESARLRKVVEGFKRLESDLQGMLELWPELMAEEREQMQPELEQAGRELEDLYHQTLLSFPYAENAAIVTIKPGAGGTEACDWAQMLYRMYTRFAERHGFTLELIDLEPGAEAGIDYAQFIVRGENAFGLMSPEAGVHRLVRPSPFNAQGKRQTSFAAVEVMPEVDESVDIQIAPEDLRIDVMRSQGKGGQGVNTTDSAVRVVHLPTGIIVKCQVTRSQQKNKEMAMNILRSKLFEIEYRKKQEELARLKGESRPIEWGSQIRSYVLDKQYIKDHRTGEMRHDPENVLDGDLESLIWAGLEWKAGRRETVAAVEEE; encoded by the exons ATGGATTTGCAGACCCTACAACACCGGCTCGAGGCCCTCCGGGGGTATCTT GACATCGCCGGCAAAGAAGCCCGCCTGAGCGAACTCGAGCAACAAATCAACGACCCCCACCTCTGGGACGACCCGGCCCACGCCCGCAAGGTCTCGCAGGAGTCGGCCCGGCTGCGCAAGGTGGTGGAGGGGTTCAAGCGCCTGGAGTCCGATTTGCAAGGGATGCTGGAACTCTGGCCGGAGCTTATGGCCGAAGAGCGGGAGCAGATGCAGCCCGAGCTCGAGCAAGCCGGGCGCGAGCTGGAGGATCTCTACCACCAGACCCTGCTCTCCTTCCCTTACGCCGAAAACGCCGCCATCGTAACCATCAAACCCGGCGCAGGGGGCACCGAAGCCTGCGACTGGGCCCAGATGCTCTACCGCATGTACACCCGCTTCGCCGAGCGCCACGGTTTTACCCTGGAGCTGATCGACCTGGAGCCGGGGGCCGAGGCCGGCATTGACTACGCACAGTTCATCGTGCGCGGCGAAAACGCCTTCGGACTGATGTCCCCCGAGGCCGGGGTACACCGTCTGGTGCGGCCCTCCCCCTTCAATGCCCAGGGCAAACGCCAGACCAGTTTCGCCGCAGTTGAGGTGATGCCCGAGGTAGACGAATCGGTGGACATCCAGATTGCCCCCGAAGACCTTCGCATCGACGTAATGCGCTCCCAGGGCAAGGGCGGCCAGGGGGTAAACACCACCGACTCGGCGGTGCGCGTCGTACACCTGCCCACCGGCATCATCGTGAAGTGCCAGGTGACCCGCAGCCAGCAAAAAAACAAAGAGATGGCCATGAACATCCTGCGCTCCAAGCTCTTCGAGATTGAATACAGGAAAAAGCAGGAAGAGCTGGCCCGGCTCAAGGGCGAAAGCCGCCCCATCGAGTGGGGCAGCCAGATCCGGAGCTACGTGCTGGACAAGCAGTACATCAAAGACCATCGCACCGGCGAGATGCGCCACGACCCCGAAAACGTGCTGGACGGCGATCTGGAAAGCCTGATCTGGGCTGGGCTCGAGTGGAAAGCCGGGCGTAGAGAAACGGTTGCTGCAGTCGAGGAAGAGTAG
- a CDS encoding transcriptional regulator, whose product MPKKEKKRLQVVISDDQDALLTRLAYELSSPEQLVSKSEVVRLAIEKLADGMEEGQQKAQLKELLKRLEAEEE is encoded by the coding sequence ATGCCCAAAAAAGAAAAAAAGCGTTTGCAGGTAGTTATCAGCGATGATCAGGACGCGCTCCTGACCAGGCTGGCCTACGAGCTATCCAGCCCCGAGCAACTGGTTTCCAAGTCCGAGGTGGTGCGCCTGGCCATCGAAAAACTGGCCGATGGGATGGAAGAGGGTCAGCAGAAGGCGCAGCTCAAGGAGCTATTGAAGCGGCTCGAGGCTGAAGAAGAGTGA
- a CDS encoding alpha/beta hydrolase — translation MSKYRVFWLVFFGGLLLFAGAMVWYTRQALKPYPANQAAQAALQTDAQVQVRATPYGWIFLPPGPVRGGLAFYPGGLVEPQAYAPVMRRIAQGGYRVALLQVRFNLAVTEQGKARQAIAEAPDLPWAVGGHSLGGVVASNFADSNPSVKALVMWAAYPQNDLSSKTLPTLALFGEKDGVIRQEQLEASQSKFPQNTLKQTIPGLNHAGFGSYGPQRGDNPASITPKAGWDEIARRTLAFLDQTLVKP, via the coding sequence ATGAGCAAATACCGCGTTTTCTGGCTGGTTTTCTTTGGAGGTCTGCTGCTTTTTGCCGGGGCCATGGTCTGGTACACCCGGCAGGCCCTCAAGCCCTATCCGGCAAACCAGGCTGCCCAGGCGGCCCTGCAAACCGATGCCCAGGTGCAGGTTCGCGCCACCCCCTACGGCTGGATCTTCCTGCCGCCAGGGCCTGTTAGGGGCGGGCTGGCCTTCTATCCGGGGGGTCTGGTAGAGCCCCAGGCCTATGCCCCCGTGATGCGCCGGATTGCCCAGGGGGGGTACCGGGTGGCGCTGCTCCAGGTGCGCTTTAACCTGGCCGTCACCGAGCAAGGCAAGGCCCGCCAGGCCATCGCCGAGGCGCCCGACCTGCCCTGGGCGGTGGGGGGTCATAGCCTGGGGGGGGTGGTGGCCTCCAACTTCGCCGACAGCAACCCCAGCGTAAAAGCCCTGGTGATGTGGGCCGCCTATCCCCAGAACGATCTCTCGAGCAAAACCCTGCCCACTTTGGCCCTGTTTGGCGAAAAAGATGGGGTCATTCGGCAAGAGCAGCTCGAGGCCAGCCAGAGTAAATTTCCGCAGAACACCCTCAAACAAACCATTCCGGGCCTCAATCACGCGGGGTTTGGTTCGTACGGCCCCCAGCGCGGCGATAACCCTGCCAGCATCACCCCTAAGGCGGGCTGGGACGAGATTGCTCGCAGAACCTTGGCGTTTCTGGATCAAACGCTGGTCAAGCCTTAA
- a CDS encoding SDR family oxidoreductase, with translation MKTVLITGASTGIGEACALWLQDRGYRVFAGVRKNTDAEALQQKSKGHLTPVLLDVADEASIRKAVQFVLTQTPKLEGLVNNAGIAVAGPLEFVPLQELRRVLEVNVVGQVAVTQAFLPLLREARGRIVLMSSISGRVAAPLMGPYAASKFALEAIGDALRRELAPWGIEVSIIEPGNIQTPIWRKGIAWGEALKEQLSPDATQLYGGAIDGILRYIRGQDGRGLHPNEVAKVVEQALVSARPKTRYVVGRDARVGALLARMLPDRWVDRFIAGRRFGKS, from the coding sequence GTGAAAACCGTGCTGATTACCGGCGCCTCGACCGGCATCGGGGAGGCCTGTGCGCTGTGGCTGCAAGACCGGGGCTACCGGGTTTTTGCCGGGGTGCGCAAAAATACCGATGCCGAAGCCCTGCAGCAAAAGTCAAAAGGCCACCTGACGCCGGTTCTGCTGGACGTGGCAGACGAAGCCTCTATTCGCAAGGCGGTTCAGTTTGTCCTCACCCAAACACCAAAGCTCGAGGGTTTGGTGAACAATGCCGGGATTGCGGTGGCGGGGCCGCTCGAGTTTGTGCCCTTGCAGGAGCTCAGGCGGGTGCTCGAGGTCAACGTGGTTGGACAGGTGGCCGTCACCCAGGCCTTTTTGCCCCTGCTGCGGGAGGCCAGAGGGCGGATAGTCCTGATGAGCTCCATCAGCGGGCGGGTAGCGGCGCCCCTGATGGGGCCGTATGCGGCCTCGAAGTTTGCCCTCGAGGCCATTGGCGATGCCCTCAGGCGGGAGCTGGCACCCTGGGGTATCGAAGTGTCCATCATCGAGCCCGGCAATATCCAGACGCCCATCTGGCGCAAGGGGATTGCCTGGGGCGAGGCACTCAAAGAGCAGCTTTCCCCTGATGCCACCCAGCTCTACGGTGGTGCTATTGACGGCATCCTGCGCTATATCCGGGGCCAGGACGGCAGAGGCCTGCACCCCAACGAAGTGGCTAAGGTTGTGGAGCAAGCCCTGGTCTCGGCCCGCCCCAAAACCCGCTATGTGGTGGGGCGGGATGCCAGAGTCGGGGCCCTTCTGGCGCGTATGTTACCCGACCGCTGGGTGGACCGTTTCATCGCCGGGCGCCGGTTTGGAAAGTCATAG
- the murA gene encoding UDP-N-acetylglucosamine 1-carboxyvinyltransferase has protein sequence MDRTLIIRGGIPLSGELRIFPAKNSALKLMAASLLTDEPVTLTEVPRLRDIDVLLELLGHLGTRHAWEGRTLHLHTPEILSTQAPLELVSKMRASFNVLGALAARAGEGTVPLPGGCNFAERPVDQHIKALRALGFEVSTEVTDQGVAYTARRHKPASGRVVYDLPTLGGTEQALMAAALGGEAVLVNTPQEPEIVDLCNFLTRMGAEIKGIGSSILHIKGKPSLRGVRYSVIPDRIEAGTYLFAAAATRGSITLTNVEPFHMDAVLDKLIQSGHHITTGKDWIRLESTAHPQPFNIEAREYPGFITDLQPPATAYLATVHGTSLVSDRVYPDRFTHASELARMGAEITLRERTLMIQGRHLTGAAVEARDIRAGGGLIIAALAAEGESHIAGMQYIERGYDDIENRLRSLGAQVGVQAPELALAAD, from the coding sequence ATGGATCGAACCCTAATTATTCGCGGCGGAATCCCCCTTAGCGGCGAACTTCGCATTTTCCCAGCAAAAAATTCCGCTCTAAAGCTCATGGCCGCCAGCCTGCTCACCGACGAGCCGGTTACCCTAACCGAGGTTCCACGCCTGCGGGATATTGACGTTTTACTCGAGCTTCTAGGGCACCTGGGCACCCGCCACGCCTGGGAGGGCCGCACCCTGCACCTGCACACCCCCGAAATTCTCTCCACCCAGGCTCCCCTCGAGCTCGTCAGCAAAATGCGGGCCAGCTTCAATGTGCTTGGCGCTCTGGCCGCCAGGGCCGGTGAGGGAACCGTACCCCTGCCGGGGGGCTGCAATTTTGCCGAGCGCCCGGTAGACCAGCATATCAAGGCCCTGCGTGCCCTCGGCTTTGAGGTCAGCACCGAGGTCACCGACCAGGGCGTGGCCTACACCGCCAGGCGGCATAAACCCGCCTCGGGCCGGGTGGTTTACGACCTCCCTACCCTGGGCGGTACCGAGCAGGCCCTGATGGCTGCCGCTTTAGGGGGCGAGGCGGTGCTGGTCAACACCCCGCAGGAGCCCGAGATTGTAGACCTGTGCAACTTCCTGACCCGGATGGGTGCTGAAATCAAAGGGATTGGCAGCAGCATCCTGCACATTAAGGGTAAGCCCAGCCTGCGCGGGGTGCGCTACAGCGTGATCCCCGACCGAATCGAAGCGGGTACTTACCTGTTTGCAGCCGCCGCCACCCGGGGCTCCATCACCCTCACCAACGTGGAGCCTTTCCACATGGATGCCGTCCTGGACAAGCTAATCCAGTCGGGCCACCACATCACCACCGGCAAGGACTGGATCCGCCTGGAGTCCACTGCCCACCCCCAGCCCTTCAACATCGAGGCCCGCGAGTATCCCGGCTTCATTACCGACCTGCAACCCCCCGCCACAGCGTATCTGGCCACCGTACACGGCACCTCGCTGGTTTCCGACCGGGTCTATCCGGATCGCTTTACCCATGCCAGCGAGCTTGCCCGCATGGGCGCCGAGATAACCCTGAGAGAGCGCACCCTGATGATCCAGGGGCGTCACCTGACCGGAGCCGCCGTTGAAGCCCGCGATATTCGCGCGGGTGGGGGGCTGATCATTGCCGCGCTGGCCGCCGAGGGCGAGAGCCACATCGCCGGTATGCAGTACATTGAGCGGGGTTACGACGACATCGAAAACCGCCTGCGGAGCCTGGGCGCGCAGGTGGGCGTACAGGCACCCGAGCTGGCTTTAGCGGCTGACTGA
- a CDS encoding GNAT family protein, whose product MLYHLIGEESELRLLQYQHAEALYNLIMQNREHLGRWLPWIDEYNTVNSLYYYIRDSLEAFSKGTELPLTVWHQSELAGMVGLYEIRLHHRKAQIGYWLGESFQGKGLIYRSIRALLAHAFTELGLGRVEIQVASHNPRSRAVPERLGFKPEGVLRQAFIVRQEVQDLVVYGMTLQDWFAFQASLVEFS is encoded by the coding sequence ATGCTCTACCATCTGATTGGCGAAGAGAGCGAGTTGCGCCTGCTCCAGTATCAACATGCCGAGGCCCTTTACAACCTGATCATGCAAAACCGTGAACACCTTGGCCGCTGGCTACCCTGGATTGATGAATACAACACTGTGAATTCGCTTTACTACTACATTCGCGACTCACTGGAGGCTTTCTCAAAGGGTACAGAGCTGCCACTCACCGTCTGGCACCAAAGCGAACTTGCGGGTATGGTCGGCCTTTACGAGATCAGACTGCACCATCGAAAGGCCCAGATCGGCTACTGGCTCGGCGAATCGTTCCAGGGCAAAGGGCTGATCTACAGGTCTATACGTGCGCTGCTGGCCCACGCCTTTACCGAACTAGGGCTTGGCAGAGTGGAAATCCAGGTGGCGAGCCACAACCCGCGTAGTAGAGCCGTGCCTGAACGGCTGGGATTCAAGCCCGAGGGGGTTTTGCGGCAAGCCTTCATCGTGCGCCAGGAGGTACAAGACCTGGTGGTTTACGGCATGACCCTCCAGGATTGGTTTGCGTTTCAGGCTTCGCTGGTCGAGTTCTCTTGA